In a genomic window of Parus major isolate Abel unplaced genomic scaffold, Parus_major1.1 Scaffold513, whole genome shotgun sequence:
- the LOC107199233 gene encoding leucine-rich repeat-containing protein 4: protein MKLLWQVTVHHLRRHRRHRTWPGLLAASLTLHAWLLATATASPGPQSCPSVCSCSNQFSKVVCTRRGLAEVPPGIPSNTRYLNLMENNIQMIQADTFRHLHHLEVLQLGRNAIRQIEVGAFNGLASLNTLELFDNWLTVIPSGAFEYLSKLRELWLRNNPIESIPSYAFNRVPSLMRLDLGELKKLEYISEGAFEGLYNLKYLNLGMCNIKDMPNLTPLVGLEELEMSGNNFPEIKPGSFHGLKSLKKLWIMNSQINLIERNAFDDLTALVELNLAHNNLSSLPHDLFAPLRYLVELHLHHNPWDCDCDILWLSWWLREYIPTNSTCCGRCHAPLHMRGRFLVEVDQTSFQCSAPFIMDAPADLNISEGRVAELRCRTPSMSSVRWLLPNGTVLSHASSHPRLAVLNDGTLNFSHVLLADTGLYTCMVTNVAGNSNASAFLNVSTAELNTSNYSFFTTVTVETTEISPEDVSPKFTKPVPTASTGYQPAYTTTTTVLVQTTRPPKQVAVPTADAGDKLQTSLDEVMKTTKIIIGCFVAVTLLAAAMLIVFYKLRKRHQQRSTVTAARTVEIIQVDEDIAPAAAATPIGAAELFIVIIVIVIIVIIVIIVIIVIVIIIIVIIIVIVIIVIIIVIVIIVIIIIIIVIIVIIVIVIIIIVIIIIIVIIIVIVIIVIVIVIVIIVII from the exons ATGAAGCTCTTGTGGCAGGTAACTGTGCACCACCTgcgccgccaccgccgccaCCGCACCTGGCCGGGGCTCCTGGCCGCCTCCCTGACCCTGCACGCCTGGCTCCTGGCCACGGCCACCGCCTCGCCCggcccccagagctgcccctccGTCTGCTCCTGCAGTAACCAGTTCAGCAAGGTGGTGTGCACCCGCCGCGGCCTGGCCGAGGTGCCCCCCGGCATCCCCTCCAACACCCGCTATCTCAACCTCATGGAGAACAACATCCAGATGATCCAGGCGGACACCTTCCGCCACCTGCACcacctggaggtgctgcagctgggcaggaacGCCATCCGGCAGATCGAGGTGGGCGCCTTCAACGGCCTGGCCAGCCTCAACACCCTGGAGCTCTTCGACAACTGGCTGACGGTGATCCCCAGCGGCGCCTTCGAGTACCTGTCCAAGCTGCGGGAGCTGTGGCTGCGCAACAACCCCATCGAGAGCATCCCCAGCTACGCCTTCAACCGCGTGCCCTCGCTCATGCGCCTCGACCTGGGCGAGCTCAAGAAGCTCGAGTACATCTCCGAGGGCGCCTTCGAGGGCTTGTACAACCTCAAGTACCTCAACCTGGGGATGTGCAACATTAAGGACATGCCCAACCTGACGCCCTTGGTgggcctggaggagctggagatgtCGGGCAACAACTTCCCCGAGATCAAACCGGGCTCCTTCCACGGGCTCAAATCCCTCAAAAAGCTCTGGATCATGAACTCGCAGATCAACCTGATCGAGCGCAACGCCTTCGACGACCTGACGGCACTGGTGGAGCTCAACCTGGCCCACAACAACCTGTCCTCGCTGCCCCACGACCTGTTCGCCCCGCTGCGCTACCTGGTGGAGCTGCACCTGCACCACAACCCCTGGGACTGCGACTGCGACATCCTCTGGCTGTCGTGGTGGCTGCGGGAGTACATCCCCACCAACTCCACCTGCTGCGGCCGCTGCCACGCCCCGCTGCACATGCGGGGCCGCTTCCTGGTGGAGGTGGACCAGACCTCCTTCCAGTGCTCGGCGCCCTTCATCATGGACGCGCCCGCGGACCTCAACATCTCGGAGGGGCGCGTGGCCGAGCTGCGCTGCCGGACGCCGTCCATGTCGTCGGTGCGGTGGCTGCTGCCCAACGGGACGGTGCTGAGCCACGCCTCGAGCCACCCGCGCCTGGCCGTGCTCAACGACGGCACCCTCAACTTCTCGCACGTGCTGCTGGCCGACACCGGCCTCTACACCTGCATGGTGACCAACGTGGCCGGCAACTCCAACGCCTCGGCCTTCCTCAACGTCAGCACGGCCGAGCTCAACACCTCCAACTACAGCTTCTTCACCACCGTCACGGTGGAGACCACCGAGATCTCCCCCGAGGACGTGTCCCCCAAGTTCACCAAGCCCGTGCCCACCGCCTCGACGGGCTACCAGCCGGCCtacaccaccaccaccaccgTGCTGGTGCAGACCACGCGCCCGCCCAAGCAGGTGGCCGTGCCCACGGCCGACGCCGGCGACAAGCTGCAGACCAGCCTGGACGAGGTGATGAAGACCACCAAGATCATCATCGGCTGCTTCGTGGCCGTGACGCTGCTGGCCGCCGCCATGCTCATCGTCTTCTACAAGCTCCGCAAGCGGCACCAGCAGCGCAGCACCGTCACCGCCGCCCGCACCGTGGAGATCATCCAGGTGGACGAGGACATCGCTCCGGCCGCCGCGGCCACGCCC ATCGGGGCAGCCGAGCTCTTCATCGTCATCATCGTCATCgtcatcatcgtcatcatcgtcatcattGTCATCATCGTCATTGTCATCATtatcatcgtcatcatcatcgtcattgtcatcatcgtcatcatcattGTCATTGtcatcattgtcatcatcatcatcatcatcgtcatcatcgtcatcatcgTCATCGTCATCATtatcatcgtcatcatcatcatcatcgtcatcatcattGTCATCGTCATCATCGTCATTGTCATTGTCATTgtcatcatcgtcatcatc